DNA from Streptomyces luteogriseus:
GTGGCTGTTCGGTGAGAACTTCGGACTGGTCAACTACATCATCCACGAGTTCGGCGGGAGCGCCGTGCCGTGGCAGTCGAACGCGGACCTGTCGCTGCTGGTAGTGGTGATGGCGGCGTCCTGGGCCTGGACGGGCTTCTCGATGCTGCTGTTCATCGCTGCGATCAAGAACGTGCCGGTGTCGTACTACGAGGCGGCCTCGCTCGACGGCGCCGGCCCGTGGCGCCAGTTCATCAGCATCACGCTGCCGAGCATCGCGCCCACCTCGTTCATCGTCATCCTGCTCAACACGATCAACGCGATGAAGGAATACCCGGTGTTCGTCGCCCTCAACAACGGCGGACCCGGAACGTCGAACAACCTGCTCGTCCAGTACATCTACGAGACCGGCTTCAAACGGGGCCAGATCGGCTACGCGAGCGCCGCGTCGTTCGTGCTCATGATCATCCTGATGGCCGTCGCGATCATCCAGCTGATCGTCAACCGACGGGTGGAGAACCGATGACAACCACAGACATGCCACGCCCGGTCGACGCCGGTCGCGGACGGGCCGTCTCCAAGAAGCGGCCCCGCCGCGGCGCGGGGAGCGGCGGGATCCGGCGGGCGGTGTCCGCGACGACACTGCTGTGGCTCCTGGCCTGCCTCTACGGACTGCCGGTGCTGTGGTTCGTCCTCAGCGCCTTCAAGCCGGCCGGCGACCTGTTCTCCTATCCGCTGACGCTGGTTCCGCACGACCCCACCCTGTCGGGTTTCAAGGCGGCGTGGGAGAGCGCCAACTTCTCCCAGTACTTCATCAACACGACCATCGTGTGTGTGATCACGACGATCCTCACGGTGGGAGCCAGCTGCTGCACCGGGTACGCGCTGGCCAAGTACGACAACAGATGGCTCAAGGTGTTCTTCATCGGCATCCTGGCCACCACGATGCTGCCGTCCGAGGTCATGCTCGCCCCGGAGTTCCTGGTCGTCCGCGACCTCGGTCTCTACAACTCCTTCGCCGGCATCATCCTCCCGGCCGTGCTCACCGCGACCGGATGCTTCATGTTCCGCCAGTTCTTCCTGACGGTTCCCGACGAACTCGTGGAAGCCGCGCGCATCGACGGCGCCCGTGAACTGGCGATCTTCCTGCGGATCATGGTGCCGCTCTCCCGGCCGATCATGCTGACCCTCGCCATCCTGTCCTTCCAGTGGCGGTGGAACGACTACATCTGGCCGCTCCTGATGCTCAACGACCCCGACAAGTTCACGGTGCAGATCGGCATCCAGAGCATCGTCGGCGCGCAGAACATCAACTGGTCGGTCCTGCTCGGCGCGTCGGTCATCTCGATGATCCCGCTGATCGCCATCTTCCTGGTCTTCCAGCGCTACGTCATGGGCGCCGACATCAACGCCGGACTGAAGGACTGACCGTGCCCCCTGCGCTCGACCACGAGTTCGTCCGCGCGGTGGCCGGCGCCGCCGACCGGCTGGCCGCGCCGCTGGCGGCCGGCCCCGACGAGGAACCCGCCGGTGTGCCCCACCGCGCTCTGGCGCGCCGGGTGAAGACCTTGATCGCGGCGTACCGGTCCCCGGACTCGGCACTGCACGGCAGCAGCCGGGCCGTCGCCGCCGCGACGGCCCACCTCCGGGCCCTGCGGGCCGTGCAGACATCCACCGGCCTCTTCGCCGGCGGCGACAACGTGCAGTCACCGCCGGACTCCGGGTTCACCGTCAACGACGTGTGTGACGCGCACGTCCTCGCCGCCGGCGCGGGGCCGGAACTGCGTGATGTCACAGCCGCGCTCGCCGAGATCGCCGGCGCCGCGACCGGCAGTCTCCTGACCGGTGGGGTGCACACCCCGAACCACCGCTGGGAGCTGTGCGCGGCGCTGGCCCGGCTGCACAGGTCGTTCCCCGACGACCGGCTCCTCGACCGCGTCGGGGAGTGGCTCGCCGAGGGCGTGGACATCGACGCGGAGGGCCTGTACTCGGAACGCAGCGCCAACTACGCGGCCCACGTGTCCAACCCGTCGCTGCTGCTGCTGGCCGAGGTCCTCGGCCGCGCCGACCTGCTGGACGCCGTCGAACGCAATCTCGCCACGACCCTGGACCTCATCAGGCCGGACGGCACGGTGGAGACCGTCCTCTCGCGGCGGCAGGACCAGAACCACCCGTTCCCGCTGGCGCCCTATCTGCCGCACTACCGGCTGCTCGCGATCCGCACCGGCCGGGGCGACTTCAGCCGGGCGGCGCTCCTCGCGGCCGCCGGCGGCATCGACGACCCCGATCTGCTCGCCGAGACCCTCCTCACCCCGGACCTGTGCCGGGTCCTGCCGGCACCGGACGCGGAGCCCCTTCCGCGCGACCGGTACCTCACCACGGCCCGCCTCGCCGCACGCGCGTCGGCCACCGCGCACACGGTGGTGTACGGCGGCTCCGACGTGCCCGAGCACCGGCGCATCCGCTCGGGCCTCGCCTGCAACCCCACCTTCCTGCGCCTGTTCGCCGGGAACGCGGTCCTCGACGCGGTCCGGCTCTCCCGGGGATTCTTCGACCTGGGCCCGTTCCGCGCCGCCGCCGTGCAGCAGCCCGCCGACAACCGCTACCGACTCACCGAAACCCTCACCGCCGCCTACTACCAGCCGCTGTCGCCGGCCCGGCGCCGCGACGACGGCGCCTACCGGATGGCGGACGAGGGACGCTTCTCGGCCGCGATGGCCTTCCCGGACCGGCCGCGGGACGAGGTCTCCCACACGACCCACGTCGAGGTGGACCTGCGGGAGGACGGCGCAGACCTGCGGATCGACATCAGCGGACCAAGGGTGCCCTGGTCCCTCGAACTGACCTTCCGGCCCGGTGGTGTGCCGGAGGGCGCCGTACCGCTCGGCGACGGGCGCTGGTGTCTGCCGGCCGGGCCGATGACCTACCGGGTCGGTGACGACGAGATCCGGGTCGAGGCCGACGTGGCGTCAGGCGAACCGCTGGCCGGGCCGGACCGGAGCGACGTCATGCGGTACGACCCGGGGCAGGACTACAGCGTGGTGGGCGGCACGGATGCGACGACCGGGAACCGCGTCTACCTCGGTGGACTCGGCCCGCACACCCTGACCGTCGCACTGCGCGCCCGTCGGACGGCACCTGTCGTCTGACTGCGGCGAAGGGCCGGCACCGAGACGTTCACGGTGCCGGCCGGCAAAGCGGCGGGCGACGCGAACGGGGAGCCGGAACTCGGGCTGTCCGCCGGAGAACGGCTCACCCCTCGCAGACCGGGGCCACGACCTCCGGAGCCTGAGCGGCGAGTTCCCCGAGGGGCTCGCCGCTGAGCCGGCACACCTTCCACTCGTCCAGGAACTCCACGCCGAGCGACTTGTAGAAGTCGATCGTCGGGGTGTTCCAGGCGAGGACCCACCACTCGAAGCGGTCGTACCCGTCGCGCCGGCAGATCGCGGCGAGGGCGGCGAGCAGGGCCTTGCCGTACCCCGCGCCCCGGGCGTGCGGACGGACATAGAGGTCCTCCAGGTGCATGCCGCGCGTACCCGTCCAGGTCGAGAAGCGCGGGAACCACAGGGCGAAGCCCATGACCTCACCCGTGCCGTCGTCCTCGGCGATCAGGGCGAAGGCGGCGGGGTGCTCACCGAACAGCGCCGCGCGCAGCTGCTCCTCGGTGGCCCGGGCCTGCTCCTCGGCCCGCTCGTACGCGGCGAGTTCACGGACCATCGACCGGATCTCGGGGATGTCGTTCACGGTGGCGGACCTGATCATGGGCCGATCATGCCCCATCCCGGCAGGGCAGAAAACCGGATCGTGGGGCGGACACCGCGAGGGCCCGGCGTCACAGCGGCAGACCGATCAGACCCTGTCCTCGGCGGCAGGCTTCGGTCACCACGGTGCCCCACTCCCGCAGCAGCACCGAGAACTCGTCGAAGTTCTCGATCCACCGCCCGGCGCACGCGGCATGGACACCGTACGGCTCACGCAGGTCCTCCAGCAGCGGCTCGGCCCGCGCCCAGTGCCCGGTCAGGGCGTGCACTGTCGCGGGCGGGCAGGTCAGCAGCAGTCGGCGGTCCTCCGGGAACAGACCGGTGATGACGCCGTCGTCGGCTTCGCCGTCCGCGTCCCAGATCAGGTCCATCAGGAAGGCGTCCACGTGCTCGCGCGCTTCCGGGGCGACGTGCTCCCGTAGGTCGTCCCAGGCCTGCCCGGCCCAGAAGTGCGGCTTGTACGAGCCGGTCGTGCTGTGGAACTCGTACCGGCCGCACCACGCCACGTCCGGTGCCGCCGGCCAGATCCAGCCCCGCTGCGGCTCCGCGTCCCAGCGGAACGCGTCGTCGGAGGACGCGGCGTGCGCCAGCAGCTCGTACCGGTCCTCGACCGGTGTCCCTTCGAGCCGTTCCCAGTCGACCGCCAGCACCGTGATGTCCAAGCCCATGCGGGCACCCTAGACGGATGGATCACGTCGACACGCGCGGTAGTGCCGACTCCGGTACCACGAGGTCGGCCCGGTCGCCGGTCGCGGCCACCAGTTCCGCGTTGCGCTGGTCGGAGCGTTCCACCCAGGCCACCGCATCCTCGTGCGTCTTGCCGAACCGCTCGTGGCGGGCGACCAGCCGGCGGACACGCTCGGGCTCGGGCAGCTCGCAGAACCACACCTCGTCGAGGAGGGGACGGATGCGCGGCCAGGCGCCGGTGTTCAGGAGCAGGTAGTTGCCCTCGGTGATGACCAGACGGGCCGTCGGCGGTACCGGGATCGCGCCGGCGAGCGGCTGTTCCAGGACGCGTTCGAAACCGGGCGCGTAGACGACGTCGTCGCCGGGCCCGTCGCGCAGCCGCCGCAGCAGGGCCGCGTATCCGGCCGCGTCGAACGTGTCGGGCGCGCCCTTGCGGTCCCGGCGGCCGAGACGCTCCAGTTCGGCGTCGGCGAGGTGGAAGCCGTCCATGGGGACGTGCGCGACCCAGGGGTCACCCGTGCGGTTCAACTCCCGTACCAGGCGCTCGGCGAGCGTCGACTTGCCCGCGCCGGGGCTGCCCGCGATGCCGAGGATCGCGCGCCGGCCGCCCCGGGAAAGGGACCGGGCACGGAGGACGAGGTCGTCGAAGGTGAGCGGCACAGAGAGAGTCTGCCACCCGGGGCCGGGTCCGAACGACGGACGCCTCGCATCCTCGCGCCCCGGCGTGTGGCGTGCGCCACTCACTGGAACATCTCCGGGCGGGGAACCGGTCCTGTATGACGCAGCTCGGTCTCCCCGAAGACATCCACGCCTGCCTGTTCGACCTCGACGGAGTCGTGACCAAGACGGCCGTCGTGCACGCGGCCGCCTGGAAGGAGATGTTCGACGCCTTCCTGCGCGAGCGGGACGGCGCGGAGTTCCGGCCGTTCGAGGCAGCGGATTACGACGAGTACGTCGATGGGCGGCCACGCGCCGACGGGGTGCGAACCTTCCTCGCCTCCCGCGGCATCGACCTGCCGGACGGCGACCCGGACGACCCACCGGGAGCCGAGACCGTGCACGGACTCGGCAACCGCAAGAACGAGCTGGTCCTCGAGAAGATCCGCACCGACGGCGTCGAGGCCTACGACGGCACCCTGCGGTACCTGGAGGCCGTCCGCGCGCAGGGGCTCGGCACGGCGATCGTCTCCTCCAGCGCCAACTGCCGTGACGTGCTCCGCTCGATCGGCGCCGAGCACTTCTTCGACGTACGGATCGACGGCGTCGTCGCCGCGGAGCGCGAACTGCCCGGCAAGCCGCACCCCGACACGTTCCTGGCCGCCGCCGAGGACCTCGGCGTCGACCCGTCCCGGGCTGCCGTCTTCGAGGACGCCCTGGCCGGCATGGACGCGGGCCGTGCGGGCCGTTTCGGATACGTCGTCGGGGTCGACCGGGTCGGGCAGACCGACGCGCTGTACCGGCACGGCGCCGACGTCGTGGTGAAGGACCTCGCCGAACTGGGGGAGAGCGAGTGATCACGCAGCGGGCGTACAACGTCGAGCCCTGGGCCGTACGCGAGACGGACCTCGACCTCGACGTCCTCGCGCAGAGCGAGTCCGTCTTCGCCCTGTCCAACGGCCACGTCGGATGGCGCGGCAACCTCGACGAGGGCGAACCCCACGGCCTGCCCGGCTCCTACCTCAACGGCGTCCACGAACTGCATCCGCTGCCGTACGCCGAGGCCGGTTACGGCTACCCGGAGTCCGGCCAGACGTCCATCAACGTCACCAACGGCAAGGTGCTGCGGCTGCTGGTCGACGACGAACCGTTCGACCTGCGCTACGGGCGGCTGGTCACCCACGAGCGGACCCTCGACCTCAGGCGGGGCGTCCTGGAACGGGTCTGCGAATGGACCTCACCGGCCGGCTCGACCGTCCGGGTGCGCTCCACGCGCCTGGTGTCCCTCACCCAGCGGGCGATAGCCGCCGTCGCCTATGAGGTGGAGCCCGTCGACAGCCGGACCCGCGTGGTCGTCCAGTCGGAACTGGTCACCAACGAGAGCCTGCCCGAGCCGGACGGCGACCCGCGCGCCGCCAAGGCCCTGAAGTCGCCGCTGGAACCGGAGGAGGACCTGGCCACGGGCAGCCGGCTGCGCCTGGTGCACCGCACCCGCCGCAGCGGCCTGCGGGTCGCCGTGGCCGCCGACCACACCGTCACCGGTCCCGAACGGACCACCACAAGCAGCGAGTCCAACGTGGACGTGGCCCGGCTGACCATCACCTCCGTGCTGGAGCCGGGGGAGCGGCTGCGCGTGGAGAAGCTGGTCGCGCACGGCTGGTCCGGCGTCCGCTCCCGGCCCGCGATGAGCGACCAGGTCGAGGCGGCCCTGGCGGCGGCCGGGCACAGCGGCTGGCAGGGGCTCCTGGAGGACCAGCGGGCCTACCTCGACGACTTCTGGGCTCGTGCCGACGTCGAGATCGACGGCGACGAGGAGATCCAGCAGGCCGTTCGATTCGCCCTCTTCCACGTCCTCCAGGCCGGTGCCCGCGCCGAGCAGCGCGCCATCCCCGCCAAGGGACTCACCGGCTCCGGCTACGACGGCCACGCCTTCTGGGACACCGAGGCG
Protein-coding regions in this window:
- a CDS encoding beta-phosphoglucomutase family hydrolase, whose product is MTQLGLPEDIHACLFDLDGVVTKTAVVHAAAWKEMFDAFLRERDGAEFRPFEAADYDEYVDGRPRADGVRTFLASRGIDLPDGDPDDPPGAETVHGLGNRKNELVLEKIRTDGVEAYDGTLRYLEAVRAQGLGTAIVSSSANCRDVLRSIGAEHFFDVRIDGVVAAERELPGKPHPDTFLAAAEDLGVDPSRAAVFEDALAGMDAGRAGRFGYVVGVDRVGQTDALYRHGADVVVKDLAELGESE
- a CDS encoding GNAT family N-acetyltransferase; this encodes MIRSATVNDIPEIRSMVRELAAYERAEEQARATEEQLRAALFGEHPAAFALIAEDDGTGEVMGFALWFPRFSTWTGTRGMHLEDLYVRPHARGAGYGKALLAALAAICRRDGYDRFEWWVLAWNTPTIDFYKSLGVEFLDEWKVCRLSGEPLGELAAQAPEVVAPVCEG
- a CDS encoding carbohydrate ABC transporter permease codes for the protein MTKRAPDVSVSPPRRRSKYTLAPLVLISANVVLFALFFVWPAVIGLVYSFTNYTGVGAFQFIGLDNYQTLFGDSTFYDALSRTLLYTVLFVPLNFVFSLLIANVVVSKHAKGASVARVIFFIPWLLSPIVVGVLWRWLFGENFGLVNYIIHEFGGSAVPWQSNADLSLLVVVMAASWAWTGFSMLLFIAAIKNVPVSYYEAASLDGAGPWRQFISITLPSIAPTSFIVILLNTINAMKEYPVFVALNNGGPGTSNNLLVQYIYETGFKRGQIGYASAASFVLMIILMAVAIIQLIVNRRVENR
- a CDS encoding nucleoside/nucleotide kinase family protein, giving the protein MPLTFDDLVLRARSLSRGGRRAILGIAGSPGAGKSTLAERLVRELNRTGDPWVAHVPMDGFHLADAELERLGRRDRKGAPDTFDAAGYAALLRRLRDGPGDDVVYAPGFERVLEQPLAGAIPVPPTARLVITEGNYLLLNTGAWPRIRPLLDEVWFCELPEPERVRRLVARHERFGKTHEDAVAWVERSDQRNAELVAATGDRADLVVPESALPRVST
- a CDS encoding carbohydrate ABC transporter permease, whose protein sequence is MTTTDMPRPVDAGRGRAVSKKRPRRGAGSGGIRRAVSATTLLWLLACLYGLPVLWFVLSAFKPAGDLFSYPLTLVPHDPTLSGFKAAWESANFSQYFINTTIVCVITTILTVGASCCTGYALAKYDNRWLKVFFIGILATTMLPSEVMLAPEFLVVRDLGLYNSFAGIILPAVLTATGCFMFRQFFLTVPDELVEAARIDGARELAIFLRIMVPLSRPIMLTLAILSFQWRWNDYIWPLLMLNDPDKFTVQIGIQSIVGAQNINWSVLLGASVISMIPLIAIFLVFQRYVMGADINAGLKD